The sequence GATAATTTATTTATCATTGACTCCAATAACAACAAATACCCATTAAACCATCCAAAGGTTCATGTACTGATTCCTTCAATGGGTGATATTGGCTCTAAACTACTAGCTGCTACTTTCCGTCACGTAGGCATAAAAGCAACTGCTGTTACAACACCAACTGATGAGGAAATGAAAACTGGTAGGGCACATTCATCTTGTAAAGAATGTATTCCCCTAATGCTTACTATTGGTAGTCTAATAAATTATCTAGATACAAGAGAAAAGGAAGATGAGTTATTAGTATATTTTATGCCAGATACTTCAGGTCCATGTAGATTTGGGCAATATAATATACTTATGAAACAAGTCATAGAAAAAAGAAAAATAAAAGACGTTGCACTGTTCTCACTGACCTCTGAAAACAGCTATGCAGGTTTAGGTACAAAATTTGTATTAAGAGCTTGGCAATCTGTTATTATTTCAGATATCCTTGATGATATATATAGTGCCATACTTGTACTATCAAAGGATCCAATTGATGGCTTATACAAGTATCATAAAGTATGTGAAAACATCCTGTTAAGTGTTGAAAAAAATTCTTGGAAAGACTTAAAAGCCGTTCTTGAAAAAACTGCTAAAGAATTGGAATCAATACCAAGAAAGCAAGAGATAGGATCTTCAATAAAAGTTGGTTTAGTAGGTGAAATCTATGTACGCAGAGACCACTTCTCTAGACAACGATTGGTTGAAAGACTTGCTGAAAAAGATATCATTGTCAAAGTATCTCCTATTGCTGAATGGATTTACTACTGTGATTATTTGGTTAAAAATAAAATTAGTACTAAAGCCACTTTCAAAGACCAATTCAGAACAAAACTACAAAGCTACTTTAAAGTGAATGTGGAAAAATCCGTTAAAAAGATTTTTGCTACAACAGGCTTATACGAATATCACTTAATAGATGTAGATGAGATCATTGATAGTGTTAAAGATATTATATCCCCAATGTTAACTGGCGAAGCCATTTTAACAACTGGTGCTGCTATCACTGAAATTGTTGAACAAGTAGATGGTGTCATTTCCATAGGACCATTTGGATGTATGCCTGGTAGAATTGCAGAAGCACTCATAAGCGATAATTTGGATAGACGAAAAGAACAAGTTTCCCATGATAAATTAATGGTAAGAAAAATTCAAGAAAGATTCCCGAAACTTCCATTTTTAGCTATTGAAGTAGATGGGAATGTATTGCCACAAGTAACTGAAGCAAAGCTTGAGAGTTTCTGTTTACAAGTAAAACGAGTTAATGACGAGATACAAACTTACAAAAACAAAGACTATGTAACTGCTTCAAATAATAAATAACAACTAAAAATTAGGAGGTACACACATTATGTTGTGCGTACCTCCTAAAATATAATTACCCCTTTACTTTTAATGAGTTATGTATATAAATCCAGTAATAGATACAAATAGAACAAATATCATAACTACTATAAAATTAAAAGATACTTCAATATGTCGAATGAAATTAAGCACCTCTGACTTATGAAGTATTTTTTTGTACACGAAAAATCCAACCAAGACTGAAAGAATATAAATAAATGCTTTTGATAGGTAAGATGCTGTATTAATATACAGTTCATATCTAAAGAACATATTCATAAATGCAGGAGCCATAATACCTCCCATTAAACAGATAACCCCTAAAACGACAAACACAATTGCTTTTGGTGTTTCTATTTTTTCCCTTTCTCCTCTTCCATATAAAATCATTGAAAACTTTGCTAAATAAAGTATCGTTAAAAAATTTATACCATACATTATTATTTCAAGGAAAAAAGATTCTGCACTTGTTGATATTAGATACTTTCCTATACTTCCATTAAAAAATGGTGCACCTGTAATTCCTAGAATACCTAATATAGTACACACCCCTACTAAAGGTGTTTTATTAAAGACCCCTCGTATCTCTGAAAGCTTTCTTGTCTTATATTGCTCTATTAAAACACCAGCAATAAGGAACAATAAAGCTTTAAAAAAACTATGGCTAAATATATGATAAGCACTCCCATAAAAAGGTACTGAATCAGCCACATTTAAGCCTATTAAAATAAACCCTATTTGAGACACTGTAGAATATCCTAATAGTTTTTTGATATCCTCTTGAACTAGAGCTAGGAACCCTCCAACAAAAGCTGTTAAAAGACCTATTATTAAAAACAATATTCTTGTATCAAACATTACAGAGAATACATCTTGTAACCTAATAAAATAAATAAATACAATATTGATATAAATACCTGATAATATAGCAGAGACTATAGACGGCGCACTTTGACTTCCATGTGCTCTTGGCAACCAAGTAAATACTGGCACAGCACCTATTTTTAACGTTATTCCTGTCATTAACAACGCATACATAATAACACTTGAACTTGACTCTGGCACAACAACCAATGCTTCTTTTAAAAGATTCAGATCATAAACTCCGTACATTCTATATACATATCCTACACCAAATAAAAAGAATGACATACCGATGATATTAATTAATAAATATATCAATCCATCATAATAAGATTTAGCTTTTTTCTTAAATATAATAAGAATAGTAACTAATATTGTTGAAACTTCCATTAATACAAATATATTAAACAAATCATAACTAACAAATAAAGCAAATAATAAACTTTCTAATGCAAATAATAAAAAGATATATACTATTTTCGATTCAATACTATTCCATTCGTGGATTAATAATAAAAAAAATAAAAATGCTGTTAATAAAATCATAGAAGCTGATAAAGTATCAAGGTATATACCCACACCTTTACCTATAGACCAACCACCAACTACATAAGATCTTGCACCTACTGCTCTTGTATCTAAGAAAGTGAATAATGCAAAAACAAAAATGATGCCTTGGGAAATAACAATTGCATAAGGTTTTGTTAATCGAAAGACATAAAAAACAATCCCAAATAATACGGGCGAAAAAATTAATGCCATTATTATATTCATTGGTTCTCACCTCTAAATTTCTTTAGTAATTTATGCCAATTGGTTGTACCATATAAACGATACAAATGTATGAATATAACCAATGAAAGGGCTGTTACAGCAGCCCCTATAACTATAGCTGTAATCATTAAAGCTTCAGATAGTGGGTCTTGATGATTTGAGGCAATAAAGAATAAAATAATCCCTGTTTGCATAATTGTTACAGAGATAATAGATTTAACAATATTCCTTCTAGTTATCAACCCGTATAAACCTATAAAAAATATTAATATACTTGCATTGGTTCCATTTATCCAGTCTATTTGAACCATCTCCTTTCAATGAGTACAAACTCGTAAAAAATTACTGTTATACCAAGACATACTTTCATACCAATTAAAATATTCATGATAATTAAGTATGCTCTAGCATAGCCTGCACTTGGATCAAGGAAATTTGTTAAGATAATATTGCGAGTAAACAGAGAAATTATTGGTACAACAATAATCAATAAATAAAAGGTTTTCTCTAGTACTTGAAGTCCTTCCATACCAATTTCATCAATTGCTTTAGATATATATTGGAGAATAAATACACTTGCTAATATAGCACCACCTTGAAAGCCACCACCTGGAGAGATATCTCCATAAATAATAACATAAAAACCAAAAACGATAATAAAGGGATTAATTATGTCAATTAAATACTTAACTAAGTCATTATTATTAATGTCCACCTTCTTTTTCCTCCTTATTAAAGTGATGAATTCCAACAGCACAAATAAGCAGAAGTAATGACTCAAATAAACTATCGTACACTCTATAATCTAAATAGATAGCTGTAGCCGCATTTATTGCACCTGTTTCTTTAACACTATTTTCAATATAACTATTACTAATATCAAATGAATGACTTGGCTCTTCTGTCTTAATAACAAAAAAAACAAAACAAGATAAAATAATAATCATTGCTTGTTTTCTAAATGTTTCCCACTTCATCAGATTCCCTCATTTCATTTAAAATTACATTTAGTTCAAGTTTTTTATTTTTAGCTAATGTAGCTGCTAAACCTTCTATTTTATAATTTGAACCTTTTGATATCATTAACAAATTATCCTCTGATTTATGCATTAGAAGATCATAATTTCTTTCGGTTACTATACAACTGTACTGGTCTTCTGAATATCTAATATACTGAAAAATCAAGTCTTCCCTAACACCAAAAGTCTCCATTGCATCTAATATATTATAATCAATTTCATTGTACACATAAACTTTAAACCTCTTTTGCCTTCTTAATGCAACCAAGTAAATTACAGTTGTAAGAGTACTTCCAATTACAGCTTCAGCTATAGCAACATTTGGACTCCTATAAAACAAATAAAGTAAAGAACATAAAAAACCAAACATCCCTAAATATATGACTGCACGATTTAATTTGAGTGTTTGAATAGATAAAAATGCAAAAATAACCGTTAGTATCAAAATTATCTTTTCACTCATGGTTTCTCTCCTTTATTATTAGTGTGTTTTTTGTTCGTAGGCCTTTCACCCCTTATATAGGCTGAACGACCAATTGCATATGTGGACACTGGGTCGATACAAAGAGTAAATACTAATATTAGTACTTTCTTTATGGTTAATGTACTCAATGGGCTAATAAAAATTATTCCTAGTACAATAAATATCATTCCTAATGTATCTATATGCGCACATGCTAATAACCTGGCATATAAATCTTTAAATAGTAAAATGGATATAGAACCAAATATTATAAAAAACATACCTATAATAATTAATATATGTCCTAAAATACTACTCATAGTCTATCCCTCCATTCTAGGAATCTAGAAATAAGAATGGTACTAATAAAAGCTAATAAAGCATATGTAAGAGCAATATCTAGATACTCAGGCGCTTCATACAAAATACTAAAACACATAATTAATAAAATAACTTTAATAGAAATCAAGTTAAAAGTAATTAATCTATCCCATATTGTTGGCCCAAGCATAGTTCTTATAGAAACAATACCAATACAAAATATTAGTACAAAAAATAATATTTTAATAATCATTTTTTAGTCCTCCAATAACATTTTCTCAAAAGGGTCTTTTATACTCTCAGCTTCCTTTTCTTCATCAACATGTTGTGGGAACAAACGTAAAACATATAAAATATTATCTTGCTTATGTACTGTTATAGTTCCTGGCGTTAAAGTAATAGAAACTGCTAAAACAAATATTTTAAAATCATTAGATAAATTTGTTGGTACCTTAACTATTTTTACATCTGTTTTAAAGGTAATTAATATATAAAGACTTTTAAATCCTGATATAATGATCTGAGGTATTAAAACTAAGATATACTTAATAATTTTAATAAATCTAAATTTTGGATATACAATGTCCGCCGAAAAATATTTTCTAGACAGTATAATAGATAACACAGAAATTAGTAATCCTATTAAAAGATCGACGATACTAAGACTTTGGGTTAATCCAACCCAAAAGAATAGGAGTACGCAAGTAAAAACAATAAGCTTCATTAGTATTCATTCTCCTTTAACATAAAAGTATTAATTCAAACTTCCTTGCAAGGATTTGACATTAATGCTTTCAACGAAACTTGTGGCTCTTATGCAGTAAGAGGCATAGGCTGAGTTAAAATATAATTACTTTAATTATCATAACAAATCATTGGTTTAATTACAATAAAAAAGAAGTAAGAAATATTTTCTCACTTCTTTATACTTTTCTTCTTTATACTTTTCTTCTTTATACTTTTCTTCTTTATACTTTTGCATACAAATCTTCAATGAATTTTTTACTAGATACCATATATTCTTCTTTGCAATTTTCAATTAGCACATCAATATATGGTTTTCTTTCTTTAACAAGTTTCATTAATAACGCATAGTTTAACAACCCTTGTCCTGGTGGCACTACTTTAATATCATTATTTTCAATAACAAAATCCTTTGCATGTATTATGATTATTCTATCTCCAAATAACTCAAATGACTCTTTAATCAGTTCATCTTGTTCTTGATAATTTTCTGCATCTAATAAATTAACAGCATCAAAGATAACTTGTACATTATTTGAATTAATTGTATCAAGAACTCTTTTCATTCTTTGTGGTGTATTGATAATATGTTTTTTTACTATTTCTATGGCTACTATTACACCGAATTTTTCTGCTTCTGCATTTAAGATTTTTAATGTATCCATAAATCTTTCAAAAGCTTCTTCTCCGCCATTATTATCATTATAAGAATAATCACCATTTAATGAACCTGTTTCTGTTCCTACAATTGAACAGCCAAAATCTCTAACAAATCTAATATGCTCTTTGAACCTATCAATTAGTTTGCCTCTTTCTATATCATCTGGATGAGTAACATTAACGTAACATCCTAAAACAGCAATTCTAATACCTTTTTTGTAAAATGTTTCTTTAATGCTTTGTGCCATCCCTGGGCTCATCATTCCATTGTTATAATCAAAATCTGCAACAGCTTTTTTTAGAGCCAATTGAATACAATTAAATCCCTTTTCTCCAATTTTATTGGCTAAACTTTCAACAGATTGCTTACCTAAATCATGTGGTCTCATACCTATATTTATCATAATGTACCTCCAGTATATATATTAGTTATTAATTTGGTTTTGT comes from Natranaerovirga pectinivora and encodes:
- a CDS encoding monovalent cation/H+ antiporter complex subunit F yields the protein MIIKILFFVLIFCIGIVSIRTMLGPTIWDRLITFNLISIKVILLIMCFSILYEAPEYLDIALTYALLAFISTILISRFLEWRDRL
- a CDS encoding Na+/H+ antiporter subunit E, with protein sequence MKLIVFTCVLLFFWVGLTQSLSIVDLLIGLLISVLSIILSRKYFSADIVYPKFRFIKIIKYILVLIPQIIISGFKSLYILITFKTDVKIVKVPTNLSNDFKIFVLAVSITLTPGTITVHKQDNILYVLRLFPQHVDEEKEAESIKDPFEKMLLED
- a CDS encoding MnhB domain-containing protein, translating into MDINNNDLVKYLIDIINPFIIVFGFYVIIYGDISPGGGFQGGAILASVFILQYISKAIDEIGMEGLQVLEKTFYLLIIVVPIISLFTRNIILTNFLDPSAGYARAYLIIMNILIGMKVCLGITVIFYEFVLIERRWFK
- a CDS encoding sugar phosphate isomerase/epimerase family protein, which gives rise to MINIGMRPHDLGKQSVESLANKIGEKGFNCIQLALKKAVADFDYNNGMMSPGMAQSIKETFYKKGIRIAVLGCYVNVTHPDDIERGKLIDRFKEHIRFVRDFGCSIVGTETGSLNGDYSYNDNNGGEEAFERFMDTLKILNAEAEKFGVIVAIEIVKKHIINTPQRMKRVLDTINSNNVQVIFDAVNLLDAENYQEQDELIKESFELFGDRIIIIHAKDFVIENNDIKVVPPGQGLLNYALLMKLVKERKPYIDVLIENCKEEYMVSSKKFIEDLYAKV
- the mnhG gene encoding monovalent cation/H(+) antiporter subunit G, with amino-acid sequence MSSILGHILIIIGMFFIIFGSISILLFKDLYARLLACAHIDTLGMIFIVLGIIFISPLSTLTIKKVLILVFTLCIDPVSTYAIGRSAYIRGERPTNKKHTNNKGEKP
- a CDS encoding Na(+)/H(+) antiporter subunit B, encoding MSEKIILILTVIFAFLSIQTLKLNRAVIYLGMFGFLCSLLYLFYRSPNVAIAEAVIGSTLTTVIYLVALRRQKRFKVYVYNEIDYNILDAMETFGVREDLIFQYIRYSEDQYSCIVTERNYDLLMHKSEDNLLMISKGSNYKIEGLAATLAKNKKLELNVILNEMRESDEVGNI
- a CDS encoding sodium:proton antiporter; amino-acid sequence: MVQIDWINGTNASILIFFIGLYGLITRRNIVKSIISVTIMQTGIILFFIASNHQDPLSEALMITAIVIGAAVTALSLVIFIHLYRLYGTTNWHKLLKKFRGENQ
- a CDS encoding complex I subunit 5 family protein encodes the protein MNIIMALIFSPVLFGIVFYVFRLTKPYAIVISQGIIFVFALFTFLDTRAVGARSYVVGGWSIGKGVGIYLDTLSASMILLTAFLFFLLLIHEWNSIESKIVYIFLLFALESLLFALFVSYDLFNIFVLMEVSTILVTILIIFKKKAKSYYDGLIYLLINIIGMSFFLFGVGYVYRMYGVYDLNLLKEALVVVPESSSSVIMYALLMTGITLKIGAVPVFTWLPRAHGSQSAPSIVSAILSGIYINIVFIYFIRLQDVFSVMFDTRILFLIIGLLTAFVGGFLALVQEDIKKLLGYSTVSQIGFILIGLNVADSVPFYGSAYHIFSHSFFKALLFLIAGVLIEQYKTRKLSEIRGVFNKTPLVGVCTILGILGITGAPFFNGSIGKYLISTSAESFFLEIIMYGINFLTILYLAKFSMILYGRGEREKIETPKAIVFVVLGVICLMGGIMAPAFMNMFFRYELYINTASYLSKAFIYILSVLVGFFVYKKILHKSEVLNFIRHIEVSFNFIVVMIFVLFVSITGFIYITH